A single Mangifera indica cultivar Alphonso chromosome 20, CATAS_Mindica_2.1, whole genome shotgun sequence DNA region contains:
- the LOC123204127 gene encoding uncharacterized protein LOC123204127 isoform X1: MDAVELEYPVDVPKFIGSDGFGRASVTVNEVVACESNTRGVSIIAKSSIERCSTFLRQKDATSTVNGSESTWDEIQATEIRKHDNQLPNRLVRDSSEQLKNRSPSCPSTSRSEVQRKPGKMFRSSSGCSKRPRMTQSEDNMSSTRVDDIKDISVNVEPYPTTKCNPLEKSQIVKQKSNVNGKRSDKRNFKNSMKGNYDSLFVKAGLVSFCSAAGGNSFFGAYGLKSDIDEITKHVDDLLLRDLLDGTYKCPSLGNDKGKKATNVNENFVQSVRKACSILPLAKTPLSQNFTEMDSCTNKKPVVCTPNSISSVSGGVNVDKGDSCTPNLSSCNKKCCDKPGTAANLYFPLYQPKVILEKLALPPPKNLEALLLDAAKPSASSRNNSDVRSGKHISSRASLPPFPWSHTYNGNCRTNSDAVKLLTSRSTCQGQWARIDSSATLGASTDCFTNLELLTYDQSLVPPSTSGSTPWCEWGSPSIDTGFKSSLLNPAGHCPRVVAAAQTLCDMAAPSLRQKPIWPKKPCQKAMKAGKPKSFEKPEVFITQFSKSASGNLVRRGINQITPLKRPKLSTMENKKNPSHTSTVVSEKD; this comes from the exons ATGGATGCGGTGGAGCTTGAATATCCGGTGGATGTTCCGAAATTCATAGGATCTGATGGTTTCGGCAGAGCTAGTGTTACAGTCAACGAGGTCGTCGCTTGCGAGTCGAACACTCGCGGTGTTTCGATTATTGCGAAGTCTTCGATTGAACGATGTAGTACTTTTCTTAGAcaaaaag ATGCGACAAGTACTGTTAATGGTTCGGAGTCAACATGGGATGAGATTCAGGCGACTGAAATTCGTAAACATGATAATCAGTTACCCAATCGTCTTGTCAGAGACTCATCTGAACAGCTTAAAAATAGGAGCCCCAGTTGTCCTTCAACTTCTAGGTCTGAAGTACAACGAAAACCAGGGAAAATGTTTAGAAGTAGTAGTGGATGCTCAAAGAGACCACGCATGACTCAATCAGAAGATAACATGAGTTCAACTAGAGTCGATGACATAAAGGATATATCCGTTAATGTAGAACCTTATCCGACTACAAAATGCAATCCTCTAg AGAAAAGTCAAATTGTGAAACAAAAGAGCAATGTTAATGGCAAGCGAAGTGATaagagaaatttcaaaaattctatGAAAGGCAATTATGATTCCTTATTTGTGAAGGCTGGTTTGGTGAGCTTCTGTTCAGCTGCTGGAGGGAACAGCTTTTTTG GAGCATATGGTCTGAAGTCAGATATTGATGAAATCACAAAACATGTTGATGATTTGTTATTGAGAGACCTCCTTGATGGCACTTACAAGTGTCCTAGTCTAGGCAATGACAAGGGGAAAAAAGCaacaaatgtgaatgaaaattttGTGCAATCAGTTAGAAAGGCGTGCTCTATTCTTCCACTTGCAAAGACTCCTCTGTCCCAAAATTTTACTGAGATGGATAGCTGTACCAACAAGAAACCAGTTGTCTGTACTCCAAACTCCATTTCATCTGTATCAGGTGGTGTCAATGTTGATAAAGGAGATTCCTGCACACCAAATCTGTCATCATGCAACAAG AAGTGTTGTGACAAGCCTGGAACTGCTGCGAACCTTTATTTTCCATTATATCAACCAAAAGTTATTTTGGAAAAGTTGGCACTTCCTCCACCCAAGAATTTGGAGGCCTTGCTTCTGGATGCAGCCAAGCCTTCAGCATCTTCAAGAAACAATTCTGATGTACGTTCAGGCAAGCACATTTCTTCTAGGGCTAGCCTGCCACCATTTCCTTGGTCACATACTTATAATGGGAACTGTAGAACCAATTCTGATGCAGTTAAGCTTTTAACAAGTAGAAGCACATGCCAAGGTCAATGGGCTAGAATAGATAGTAGTGCGACTCTTGGGGCTTCAACTGATTGTTTTACAAACTTGGAGTTGCTCACTTATGATCAGAGTCTTGTTCCCCCATCTACATCTGGTAGCACTCCCTGGTGTGAGTGGGGTTCACCATCTATTGATACAGGTTTCAAATCTTCTCTTCTTAATCCTG CTGGACACTGCCCAAGAGTTGTAGCTGCTGCTCAAACTCTGTGTGACATGGCAGCTCCATCCTTGAGACAAAAGCCAATATGGCCAAAGAAGCCGTGCCAGAAGGCTATGAAGGCTGGAAAGCCAAAATCATTTGAGAAACCTGAAGTATTTATTACACAGTTTTCAAAATCAGCATCTGGCAATTTGGTGAGAAGAGGTATCAACCAGATAACGCCCCTTAAGAGGCCTAAGCTCAGTACGATGGAGAATAAGAAGAATCCATCTCATACCAGTACAGTAGTATCAGAAAAGGACTAA
- the LOC123204127 gene encoding uncharacterized protein LOC123204127 isoform X3 gives MDAVELEYPVDVPKFIGSDGFGRASVTVNEVVACESNTRGVSIIAKSSIERCSTFLRQKDATSTVNGSESTWDEIQATEIRKHDNQLPNRLVRDSSEQLKNRSPSCPSTSRSEVQRKPGKMFRSSSGCSKRPRMTQSEDNMSSTRVDDIKDISVNVEPYPTTKCNPLEKSQIVKQKSNVNGKRSDKRNFKNSMKGNYDSLFVKAGLVSFCSAAGGNSFFGAYGLKSDIDEITKHVDDLLLRDLLDGTYKCPSLGNDKGKKATNVNENFVQSVRKACSILPLAKTPLSQNFTEMDSCTNKKPVVCTPNSISSVSGGVNVDKGDSCTPNLSSCNKKCCDKPGTAANLYFPLYQPKVILEKLALPPPKNLEALLLDAAKPSASSRNNSDVRSGKHISSRASLPPFPWSHTYNGNCRTNSDAVKLLTSRSTCQGQWARIDSSATLGASTDCFTNLELLTYDQSLVPPSTSGSTPWCEWGSPSIDTGFKSSLLNPESGDEQNQIFHFL, from the exons ATGGATGCGGTGGAGCTTGAATATCCGGTGGATGTTCCGAAATTCATAGGATCTGATGGTTTCGGCAGAGCTAGTGTTACAGTCAACGAGGTCGTCGCTTGCGAGTCGAACACTCGCGGTGTTTCGATTATTGCGAAGTCTTCGATTGAACGATGTAGTACTTTTCTTAGAcaaaaag ATGCGACAAGTACTGTTAATGGTTCGGAGTCAACATGGGATGAGATTCAGGCGACTGAAATTCGTAAACATGATAATCAGTTACCCAATCGTCTTGTCAGAGACTCATCTGAACAGCTTAAAAATAGGAGCCCCAGTTGTCCTTCAACTTCTAGGTCTGAAGTACAACGAAAACCAGGGAAAATGTTTAGAAGTAGTAGTGGATGCTCAAAGAGACCACGCATGACTCAATCAGAAGATAACATGAGTTCAACTAGAGTCGATGACATAAAGGATATATCCGTTAATGTAGAACCTTATCCGACTACAAAATGCAATCCTCTAg AGAAAAGTCAAATTGTGAAACAAAAGAGCAATGTTAATGGCAAGCGAAGTGATaagagaaatttcaaaaattctatGAAAGGCAATTATGATTCCTTATTTGTGAAGGCTGGTTTGGTGAGCTTCTGTTCAGCTGCTGGAGGGAACAGCTTTTTTG GAGCATATGGTCTGAAGTCAGATATTGATGAAATCACAAAACATGTTGATGATTTGTTATTGAGAGACCTCCTTGATGGCACTTACAAGTGTCCTAGTCTAGGCAATGACAAGGGGAAAAAAGCaacaaatgtgaatgaaaattttGTGCAATCAGTTAGAAAGGCGTGCTCTATTCTTCCACTTGCAAAGACTCCTCTGTCCCAAAATTTTACTGAGATGGATAGCTGTACCAACAAGAAACCAGTTGTCTGTACTCCAAACTCCATTTCATCTGTATCAGGTGGTGTCAATGTTGATAAAGGAGATTCCTGCACACCAAATCTGTCATCATGCAACAAG AAGTGTTGTGACAAGCCTGGAACTGCTGCGAACCTTTATTTTCCATTATATCAACCAAAAGTTATTTTGGAAAAGTTGGCACTTCCTCCACCCAAGAATTTGGAGGCCTTGCTTCTGGATGCAGCCAAGCCTTCAGCATCTTCAAGAAACAATTCTGATGTACGTTCAGGCAAGCACATTTCTTCTAGGGCTAGCCTGCCACCATTTCCTTGGTCACATACTTATAATGGGAACTGTAGAACCAATTCTGATGCAGTTAAGCTTTTAACAAGTAGAAGCACATGCCAAGGTCAATGGGCTAGAATAGATAGTAGTGCGACTCTTGGGGCTTCAACTGATTGTTTTACAAACTTGGAGTTGCTCACTTATGATCAGAGTCTTGTTCCCCCATCTACATCTGGTAGCACTCCCTGGTGTGAGTGGGGTTCACCATCTATTGATACAGGTTTCAAATCTTCTCTTCTTAATCCTG AATCCGGAGATGAGCAGAATCAGATTTTCCATTTCTTATAG
- the LOC123204127 gene encoding uncharacterized protein LOC123204127 isoform X4, translating to MDAVELEYPVDVPKFIGSDGFGRASVTVNEVVACESNTRGVSIIAKSSIERCSTFLRQKEKSQIVKQKSNVNGKRSDKRNFKNSMKGNYDSLFVKAGLVSFCSAAGGNSFFGAYGLKSDIDEITKHVDDLLLRDLLDGTYKCPSLGNDKGKKATNVNENFVQSVRKACSILPLAKTPLSQNFTEMDSCTNKKPVVCTPNSISSVSGGVNVDKGDSCTPNLSSCNKKCCDKPGTAANLYFPLYQPKVILEKLALPPPKNLEALLLDAAKPSASSRNNSDVRSGKHISSRASLPPFPWSHTYNGNCRTNSDAVKLLTSRSTCQGQWARIDSSATLGASTDCFTNLELLTYDQSLVPPSTSGSTPWCEWGSPSIDTGFKSSLLNPAGHCPRVVAAAQTLCDMAAPSLRQKPIWPKKPCQKAMKAGKPKSFEKPEVFITQFSKSASGNLVRRGINQITPLKRPKLSTMENKKNPSHTSTVVSEKD from the exons ATGGATGCGGTGGAGCTTGAATATCCGGTGGATGTTCCGAAATTCATAGGATCTGATGGTTTCGGCAGAGCTAGTGTTACAGTCAACGAGGTCGTCGCTTGCGAGTCGAACACTCGCGGTGTTTCGATTATTGCGAAGTCTTCGATTGAACGATGTAGTACTTTTCTTAGAcaaaaag AGAAAAGTCAAATTGTGAAACAAAAGAGCAATGTTAATGGCAAGCGAAGTGATaagagaaatttcaaaaattctatGAAAGGCAATTATGATTCCTTATTTGTGAAGGCTGGTTTGGTGAGCTTCTGTTCAGCTGCTGGAGGGAACAGCTTTTTTG GAGCATATGGTCTGAAGTCAGATATTGATGAAATCACAAAACATGTTGATGATTTGTTATTGAGAGACCTCCTTGATGGCACTTACAAGTGTCCTAGTCTAGGCAATGACAAGGGGAAAAAAGCaacaaatgtgaatgaaaattttGTGCAATCAGTTAGAAAGGCGTGCTCTATTCTTCCACTTGCAAAGACTCCTCTGTCCCAAAATTTTACTGAGATGGATAGCTGTACCAACAAGAAACCAGTTGTCTGTACTCCAAACTCCATTTCATCTGTATCAGGTGGTGTCAATGTTGATAAAGGAGATTCCTGCACACCAAATCTGTCATCATGCAACAAG AAGTGTTGTGACAAGCCTGGAACTGCTGCGAACCTTTATTTTCCATTATATCAACCAAAAGTTATTTTGGAAAAGTTGGCACTTCCTCCACCCAAGAATTTGGAGGCCTTGCTTCTGGATGCAGCCAAGCCTTCAGCATCTTCAAGAAACAATTCTGATGTACGTTCAGGCAAGCACATTTCTTCTAGGGCTAGCCTGCCACCATTTCCTTGGTCACATACTTATAATGGGAACTGTAGAACCAATTCTGATGCAGTTAAGCTTTTAACAAGTAGAAGCACATGCCAAGGTCAATGGGCTAGAATAGATAGTAGTGCGACTCTTGGGGCTTCAACTGATTGTTTTACAAACTTGGAGTTGCTCACTTATGATCAGAGTCTTGTTCCCCCATCTACATCTGGTAGCACTCCCTGGTGTGAGTGGGGTTCACCATCTATTGATACAGGTTTCAAATCTTCTCTTCTTAATCCTG CTGGACACTGCCCAAGAGTTGTAGCTGCTGCTCAAACTCTGTGTGACATGGCAGCTCCATCCTTGAGACAAAAGCCAATATGGCCAAAGAAGCCGTGCCAGAAGGCTATGAAGGCTGGAAAGCCAAAATCATTTGAGAAACCTGAAGTATTTATTACACAGTTTTCAAAATCAGCATCTGGCAATTTGGTGAGAAGAGGTATCAACCAGATAACGCCCCTTAAGAGGCCTAAGCTCAGTACGATGGAGAATAAGAAGAATCCATCTCATACCAGTACAGTAGTATCAGAAAAGGACTAA
- the LOC123204127 gene encoding uncharacterized protein LOC123204127 isoform X2, with product MDAVELEYPVDVPKFIGSDGFGRASVTVNEVVACESNTRGVSIIAKSSIERCSTFLRQKDATSTVNGSESTWDEIQATEIRKHDNQLPNRLVRDSSEQLKNRSPSCPSTSRSEVQRKPGKMFRSSSGCSKRPRMTQSEDNMSSTRVDDIKDISVNVEPYPTTKCNPLGAYGLKSDIDEITKHVDDLLLRDLLDGTYKCPSLGNDKGKKATNVNENFVQSVRKACSILPLAKTPLSQNFTEMDSCTNKKPVVCTPNSISSVSGGVNVDKGDSCTPNLSSCNKKCCDKPGTAANLYFPLYQPKVILEKLALPPPKNLEALLLDAAKPSASSRNNSDVRSGKHISSRASLPPFPWSHTYNGNCRTNSDAVKLLTSRSTCQGQWARIDSSATLGASTDCFTNLELLTYDQSLVPPSTSGSTPWCEWGSPSIDTGFKSSLLNPAGHCPRVVAAAQTLCDMAAPSLRQKPIWPKKPCQKAMKAGKPKSFEKPEVFITQFSKSASGNLVRRGINQITPLKRPKLSTMENKKNPSHTSTVVSEKD from the exons ATGGATGCGGTGGAGCTTGAATATCCGGTGGATGTTCCGAAATTCATAGGATCTGATGGTTTCGGCAGAGCTAGTGTTACAGTCAACGAGGTCGTCGCTTGCGAGTCGAACACTCGCGGTGTTTCGATTATTGCGAAGTCTTCGATTGAACGATGTAGTACTTTTCTTAGAcaaaaag ATGCGACAAGTACTGTTAATGGTTCGGAGTCAACATGGGATGAGATTCAGGCGACTGAAATTCGTAAACATGATAATCAGTTACCCAATCGTCTTGTCAGAGACTCATCTGAACAGCTTAAAAATAGGAGCCCCAGTTGTCCTTCAACTTCTAGGTCTGAAGTACAACGAAAACCAGGGAAAATGTTTAGAAGTAGTAGTGGATGCTCAAAGAGACCACGCATGACTCAATCAGAAGATAACATGAGTTCAACTAGAGTCGATGACATAAAGGATATATCCGTTAATGTAGAACCTTATCCGACTACAAAATGCAATCCTCTAg GAGCATATGGTCTGAAGTCAGATATTGATGAAATCACAAAACATGTTGATGATTTGTTATTGAGAGACCTCCTTGATGGCACTTACAAGTGTCCTAGTCTAGGCAATGACAAGGGGAAAAAAGCaacaaatgtgaatgaaaattttGTGCAATCAGTTAGAAAGGCGTGCTCTATTCTTCCACTTGCAAAGACTCCTCTGTCCCAAAATTTTACTGAGATGGATAGCTGTACCAACAAGAAACCAGTTGTCTGTACTCCAAACTCCATTTCATCTGTATCAGGTGGTGTCAATGTTGATAAAGGAGATTCCTGCACACCAAATCTGTCATCATGCAACAAG AAGTGTTGTGACAAGCCTGGAACTGCTGCGAACCTTTATTTTCCATTATATCAACCAAAAGTTATTTTGGAAAAGTTGGCACTTCCTCCACCCAAGAATTTGGAGGCCTTGCTTCTGGATGCAGCCAAGCCTTCAGCATCTTCAAGAAACAATTCTGATGTACGTTCAGGCAAGCACATTTCTTCTAGGGCTAGCCTGCCACCATTTCCTTGGTCACATACTTATAATGGGAACTGTAGAACCAATTCTGATGCAGTTAAGCTTTTAACAAGTAGAAGCACATGCCAAGGTCAATGGGCTAGAATAGATAGTAGTGCGACTCTTGGGGCTTCAACTGATTGTTTTACAAACTTGGAGTTGCTCACTTATGATCAGAGTCTTGTTCCCCCATCTACATCTGGTAGCACTCCCTGGTGTGAGTGGGGTTCACCATCTATTGATACAGGTTTCAAATCTTCTCTTCTTAATCCTG CTGGACACTGCCCAAGAGTTGTAGCTGCTGCTCAAACTCTGTGTGACATGGCAGCTCCATCCTTGAGACAAAAGCCAATATGGCCAAAGAAGCCGTGCCAGAAGGCTATGAAGGCTGGAAAGCCAAAATCATTTGAGAAACCTGAAGTATTTATTACACAGTTTTCAAAATCAGCATCTGGCAATTTGGTGAGAAGAGGTATCAACCAGATAACGCCCCTTAAGAGGCCTAAGCTCAGTACGATGGAGAATAAGAAGAATCCATCTCATACCAGTACAGTAGTATCAGAAAAGGACTAA
- the LOC123204116 gene encoding LOW QUALITY PROTEIN: protein LURP-one-related 17-like (The sequence of the model RefSeq protein was modified relative to this genomic sequence to represent the inferred CDS: inserted 1 base in 1 codon) produces the protein MSSLGRRKDKKMFLFLKSLSRSVHDEEHTEDEAAAEFKIDNIDLNDHCTSLTVWRKSLITSCNGFTVIDTNGNLAYRVDNYMGGRPEEVVLMDGAGKSLLTMRRRKKLTIVHSWLVYKGEGDDDNDDDDGCGRDKSWKRPIYSVKKQKGILXGNRNVLAHVYRGASNKRYAYAVEGSYAQRSCKVVDERRRVVAEIKRKEATIRGVSFGVEVFVLMVHPGFDPGFAMALVLLLDQMFS, from the exons ATGTCCTCTTTAGGCAGaaggaaagataaaaaaatgtttcttttcttGAAGTCTTTGTCAAGATCAGTCCATGATGAAGAACACACAGAAGATGAAGCAGCTGCTGAATTCAAGATTGATAATATTGATCTGAATGATCACTGCACATCGTTGACAGTTTGGAGAAAATCGCTTATAACAAGCTGCAATGGATTTACGGTAATCGACACAAATGGAAATCTTGCTTATCGAGTCGATAATTACATGGGAGGACGTCCTGAAGAAGTTGTTCTTATGGATGGCGCCGGGAAATCTCTCCTCACAATGCGACGTCGAAAG AAGCTGACGATAGTCCATAGCTGGCTGGTTTACAAAGGAGAAGgggatgatgataatgatgatgatgatgggtGTGGTAGAGATAAGTCATGGAAGAGGCCAATTTACAGTGTCAAGAAGCAGAAGGGCATTC CAGGGAATCGAAATGTGCTAGCGCATGTGTATCGAGGAGCTTCAAATAAAAGATACGCGTATGCAGTTGAAGGTTCTTACGCACAGAGATCATGCAAAGTAGtagatgaaaggagaagagTGGTGGCTGAAATCAAAAGGAAAGAAGCCACAATTAGGGGGGTTTCTTTTGGGGTTGAGGTCTTTGTTTTGATGGTACACCCTGGTTTTGATCCTGGATTTGCAATGGCTTTGGTTTTGTTATTGGATCAAATGTTTTCTTAG